GGCAACACGCGATCGCATGTCGCAGCACCTCGACCATCGTCTGGGGCAAGTCAGGTTTGCCGGCGATTTCATGCTCGGCGGTGGAAGGGGTCAGTTCGCGCAACAGTCGCCCGCTTGAGTCTTCCAGTCCGTGTGCCTCGACCAGGCACAGCATCTTGTCGGCCTTGAGCGCGACCGCGGCCGCCGAGGCTACCTCGAGTGCCGTCAGATTGAAGATCTCCCCGGTCGGGGAGTAGCCGATCGGGGAGAGCAGCACGATGGCGCCCGCGTCGAGTTGCTGTTGTATCGCCTGATGATCGATGCGGCGCACCTTGCCGGTATAGAGATGATCGATGCCTTCCAGGATGCCGAGCGGTTGCGCCGTGACGAAGTTTCCCGAGGCGACACGGATGCGCGCCCCCGCCATCGGGGTATTGGCAAGCCCCATGGACAGCATCGCCTCGATCTCGACCGAGACCACCCCGGCAGCTTCCTTCACGCACTCGAGTGAATCCTTGTCGGTGATACGCAGGCCGTGCATGTACTGGATCCGCAGCTTTCGCTCACGCAGGCGCTGCTCGATCTGGGGACGGCTGCCGTGAACGAGGACCAGGCGAATGCCGAGACTGTTCAGCAGGGCGATGTCATGCGCGAGCCCCGTGAAGCGCTGTTCGGAGATGACCTCGCCGCCGAAGACGATGACGAACGTGCGGCCGCGGAAGGCATTGATGTATGGCGAGGAACTGCGAAACCAGTCGACGAACTGGGGATTGTCGGCATGCATCAGGCGAGTGTCTCCGAGTATTTTGTCTTCGCATTCTACGGCATCTAGGCGGACCGGTGATCTCCCCTGTGTCCGGCGCGTTTCATGCAGGGCGGGCGAAGCCTGACTGAAATGGTCGGAAATACCTTATTAAATATACAATTATAAAAATTGTAACTACAATGGGTGCCATGGCTGCATACGTCGGAAGTGAGTGACAACGGCCGTGTTTCAAACATCAAGATCCTAAACGAAGGGGAGAATCGCCATGGAGAATACAGTTTCAGTCCTGTTGAGCCTCGTGCTGATCGGCGTGTCGCTGGTACTGTTCGTCAGCCATATGTCCTGATCCGGTCATCGGATAAACATATTAAGAAAACAAGCACTTGATGCCAGGGATGGCGTCAGTTGCCCATCCCGGTCACAGCACGCCGGGTGCCCCTCCCGGGAGGGCGCCCGCAGTCGAGTCTCCCCCCGTTCCTATTTCCTTATTAATTTGCTAAGGTAAGCGCTCGCTTGGCCCGGAAATCGGGTGCGGGCGAATGCGTCTGGATACAGACTTAACGGGTCTAGGGGGAACTGAGAATGTTCGAGCAAAAAGTATCTGCCGTGCTGGGGGTGGTCGGGATCGCGGTTTCGGTGGCGCTCTTCGTCGCCCATCTCTGAGAGGGCAGCTCTCTGACGGTATACCCGCCTGCGGCGGGTGAGCTGTTGAAAAAAAGGCCGATCGCTGTGCGACCGGCCTTTTTTATCGCCTGACCGGCAGACCTGCGGGTTCAGCGCGCGGCGGTTTGAGACAGTCTCGTACGAATCAGGTGATCGAACGACAGTCTGCCCGGTCCGTGCACGAAGTACAACAGCAGCAATATTCCCCAGAAGTAATGATCCCGCAGTCCCGACTCGGAGAGTTCGGGGTAGGAAATCACTGCCGTGAGGTTCAGCATGAATAAAGCAGCGGCTCCCGCGCGGGCGCCCAGTCCCAGCGCCAGCAGCGCCGCGCCGCCGATTTCCACGGCGGTCGCCAGAACCGCAGCTGCTTCAGGGGGCAGCAGGGGCACCTGGTATTCGTAGTTGAACAACATCAGGGTGGTGGACCAGCTGCTCAGTTTGACGAGGCCGGATTTCCAGAAGACGTTCGCCAGCCAGAGCCGGACGAGGAGATCCGCTGCCGGACTGGCGCGATCCAGCATGCCGACTGTCCAGAGGCCAACACGGATGATGCGGGCAAATATGCGCATGATTTAGCCCTGTCTTGTGTCTGGTGGTAGAAACAACCCGATCAATACCCCGGCGCCGGACTGACGCGCCAGCGCAGCCGCGAGATCGAAATCCGGCAGGCCGTTGAGCGCCTGTTCCAGGCACATCCCCCGGCTCGACTGGAACAGCAGTTGCCATTCCGCGGGATCGAGACGCTCGATTTCGATTCCAGTGGACGTCCTGCGCACCAGCAGGGTATCGCTGCCTTGCGACAGGCTGACGGAGGGATCGCCATCGTAGGAGGACTGATTCTTCCGCCAGATGTCGAGAACCGGATAGGGGGATTTCAGCAAGCGCACGGCAGGATGCAGCCTCGGGACCAGGCGCCCGTAATCCTCCGGCGCGACGGTCGTCAGGTGGTCGAATGAGTCTTGACTCGCCTCGGGCGCGCCATGGACTTCGTGACAGGTCCACTCCAGGGCGGCCACATCGGCCAGGTATGGCAGCGCCGCCGCCGGCTGGAACGAGCGAAGGAATGCGGGGAATTCCGCTCCGTAGCGGTTGAGATCGCCACTGGTGGAGGGGGTAATGTCGATATGCTTCTCCGCGGCGAGTGTGAAGAATCCCGTCCCGACGAGCCGCTCGACGACCGGGTAAACCCCGCGCAGCGTATTGTGCAGGTTGGCGCGCGCGGTGTTGCAATAGGCCGCCAGGCCGCGGATGGCCCGCGCGCCCGGACGGATGAACGCAGGGATCTCCGCGTTTCCGCCCAGCGCCAGGACGCGCATGACTTCCTGTTGTATCTCACGCAGCGACGGCATCATTCGCCTCCAGCATCGCCGCCGCCTTGCCGGCCTCATCGAGCAGCACGTCCAGCGCGGGGAGATCGCTGTCCCATTCGATGAGGGTCGGCCGCGCGCCGAATCTGTTCAGCGCCAGACGATAAAGCTCCCAGACCTCGGTTCGTACCGGTCGGCTATGCGTGTCGACCAGCAGTCCGGCGCCTTCTTCGCAGCCCGCAAGGTGAATTTCACCGATCGAAGCCGGGTCGATGCTGCGCAGATAGACCGCCGGATCGTCACCGTGATTGATTGCGCTGACGTAGACATTGTTGATATCGAGCAGGATTCCGCAGCCGGTTCGGCGCGCGAGCTCCGAGATGAATTCCCATTCCGGGATCACGGAGCTGACGAACTGGAGGTAAGTCGAGGGGTTCTCGAGCAGGATCCGGCGGGCGAGATAGTCCTGGATCTGATCCACGCGTCGGCACAGATGGAGCAGCGCCTCTTCGGTATAGGGGAGAGGGAGCAGGTCGTTGGCGAAGCGTCCGGCGAAAGAGCTCCAGCTCAGATGTTCCGATACCAGGACGGGTTCGCTGCGGATGATGAGCTGCTTCAGTCGGCGCAGATGATCCGCGTCGAGCGGGTCGCAGGAGCCGGGTGACAGCCCGACACCGTGCAGGCTGAGCGCATAGTCGGCGCGGACACGTTCCAGCACGCGCAGGGAAGGACCGCCGTCGGCGAAATAATTTTCGCTATGCACCTCGCACCAGGCGATATCCGGCCGCGTGGCGAGGAATTCCGTGATATGCGGGGCGCGTAAACCGATCCCGGCGCGAGCCGGGATCGTATCGTGCCTGGATTGCTGCGCCGTCATGACGCGGTGGTTGAACCACCTGCGATCTTCTGGCAGGTGCCGGACGGTACATACACAAAGTCATAGGATGCCCGGTCCTGTGTGGATTGACCGGCGCAGGCATGGGGCGCGCTCTTGCCCGCACAGTCGTTCATTCCGGCCTTCGCGATGCCGAAACATTTTTCGGCCCCCTGCGGCATCTTGGCGGGCCCGGCCATTTTCATGGCCTCGTCCGCCATGGCCAGGTTTCCTGCGCCGGACAGGCCCAGGGCGATGAGACCGGCAACGGCGGAACGCAAAGCGGCTTGTTTGTTCATGGATGGCTCCCTATATGTAAGTGGTTTGAGAGTGGAAGCGTCGTCCGCCACAGGATGAAAAACGGTTCCGTGGCGGATGATGCCCCCGCGTCAGATAACGTGACGGCGTCACTGATCGCCGGCGTTACATCAGTTAGTCGGGAGGTGGTGCGAATACTTACAGCGGCGGCACAAACCGTCACGCGGTCCACGCCGGGGCATGCGCGGACCGCCGGCGCGGACTGGACGGTGGGGTGGATTTACCAGAGGGCCTGGGGGGATTCCTCGGAGCGGTGGGCCGGCGTCGTGCCATCGTCGTGCTCCATCAGGGATTCGAGCTCACGGAAGTTCCACAATGAGCGGTCCATGAGCTGGCTGACCTGAAGATTGCCCAAGGCATTGAGGATATTGCTCGGCACCTTCGGGTTGTCGCCGGCCAGGTCCTGGATCAGTTGCTTCACCTTGCGCCGCGTCATGTTTTCCTGCGAACCACACAGATTGCAGGGGATGAGCGGAAAGTCCCGGAGCTGCGCGTAGGCGAGGATATCGCGTTCCTGGCAGTAGGCGAGCGGCCGGATGACGATGTGCCGCCTGGTGTCCGTCAGCAGCTTCGGCGGCATGGAACGGATCTCGCCGCTGTAGAGTATCGACATCAGCAGGCTCTGGATCAGGTCGTCGCGGTGATGGCCGAGGGCGATCTTGTTGAAACCGTGTTCCGCCGCGAAGCGGTAGATGTTGCCGCGGCGCAGGCGTGAGCATAGTGAACAGTAGGTCTTTCCCTCTTCGATCTTGTCGATCACGACCGAATAGGTGTCGCGCGCCTCGATGACGTGGGGGATACCGCTGGCCTGCAGCCAGGCGCGCATGGCGCGGTCATCCCAGCCCGGCTGCCCCTGATCGAGGGTGTAGGAGAAGATCTCGAAACGACCGCGCGAACGCAGGCGCAGCTTGTTCAGCAGCGTGAGCAGGGTATAGGAATCCTTGCCGCCGGAGAGGCATACCAGGATGCGGTCGCCGCGCTGGATCATGCTGTAGTCGGCGATCGCCTTGCCCATGTAGTTGAGCAGCTTGCGTTCGAGCTTGTCCTCGTTCATGGCCTTTCCCCGGGATAACAATGGCTTGAAGTGACGTCTGAGCGGTGTCCGCGGGCCGCGCCGGTGCGGGAGGGCGGTCCGTACGCTGAGTTTCCGCATCACTCTTTGCTATGCTGTAGGGTCTGTATTATACGTTCAAATGTTTGCCCGTGGATTGGAGAAGACGATGTCCCGCAAGTTAAACACGTACAGCAGCCGTATCACCGCCCCGAAATCCCAGGGTGCCTCCCAGGCCATGCTCTATGGCACCGGTCTCCGCGAGGAGGATCTGGCCAAGGCCGAGGTCGGCATCGCCAGCGTCTGGTGGGAGGGCAATACCTGCAATATGCATCTCAATGACCTCGCGGCCTACGCGAAGGAGGGGGTGCAGGCGGCCGGGCTCGTCGGCATGCGTTTCAACACCATCGGCGTCAGTGACGGGATCTCGATGGGGACGGAGGGCATGAGCTATTCCCTGCAGTCACGCGAGATCATCGCCGATTCGATCGAGACCGTGATGGGCGCACAGTGGTATGACGCCAATATCTCAATCCCGGGCTGCGACAAGAACATGCCCGGCTGTATGATCGCGATCGGCCGCCTCAATCGCCCGGCGCTGATGATCTACGGCGGCACCATCAAGCCGGGACATATCGGCGAACGCACCCTCGATATCGTCTCGGCCTTTCAGAGCTACGGCGAATTTATCGCGGGTCGCATCGACGAGCCGACGCGAGAGGGTATCGTCAAGAACTCCTGCCCCGGCCCCGGGGCCTGCGGCGGCATGTACACCGCCAACACCATGGCCGCCGCCATCGAGGCGCTCGGGATGAGCCTGCCCTACAGTTCCTCGACGCCGGCCGTCGACCCGGGAAAGATCGAGGAATGCCGTCGCGCCGGCGCGGCGATACGCGTCCTGCTGGAGCGTGACATCACGCCGCGCGACATCATGACCCGGGCCGCATTCGAAAACGCGATGGTGGTGGTGATGGCCTTGGGCGGTTCGACCAACGCGGTGCTGCACCTGATCGCCATGGCCCGCGCCGTCGATGTCGGGTTGTCCATCGACGATTTCCAGGCCGTGAGCGACCGCATCCCGTTCATCGCCGACCTCAAGCCGAGCGGCAAGTACGTGATGGAGGATCTGCACAAGGTCGGCGGTACGCCGGCGGTCATGAAATATCTGCTCGCGCATGGACTGTTGGATGGCGGCTGTCTGACCGTTACCGGACGCACCCTCGCTGAAAACCTGGCTGAGGTCCCGGGGCTGGCGCCGGGACAGCAGGTGATCCTGCCGCTGGAGCACCCGATCAAGGAGAGCGGGCATATCCGCATCCTGAAGGGCAACCTGGCGCCGGGCGGCGCCGTGGCCAAGATCACCGGCAAGGAAGGCGTGCGCTTCTCGGGGCCCGCGCGCGTATTCGACGCCGAGGAGGACATGCTGGCCGCGCTCGAGCAGGGGAAGATTCTCAAAGGTGATGTGGTGGTGATCCGCTACGAGGGACCCAAGGGCGGGCCGGGCATGCCCGAGATGCTGACGCCGACCTCGGCGATCATGGGGGCGGGCCTGGGCAATGACGTCGCGATGGTCACCGACGGGCGGTTTTCGGGCGGCTCACACGGCTTCATCATCGGCCATGTCGTGCCCGAGGCCCAGGAAGGTGGGCCGATCGCGCTGATCCGCGACGGCGACCTCGTCACCATCGACGCCGCCGCAAACACCCTGTCGGTCGCGCTCGACGACGCGGAGCTGGCACGGCGCCGGGCCGACTGGCGCATGCCGCCCTACAAGGCGACGCGCGGCACACTGTACAAGTTCATCAAGAACGTGAAGGACGCCTCGCAGGGCTGCGTGACGGACGAATAGACGGGGCAGGGGGCGGATCAATCCCGTCCCGTTCATCATTTTCAGAAAATGGAAAATGGGGACAGATTTATTTTCCATCCATTTATGGATGTGTTTTCCCAGATGAGTGTGTAGCTATTAATGTCTGGGGACAGATTTGAAATCTGTCCCCAGACTGAATTTATTGCCGGTACCAGCGCATGCGCAGCGCGTCCAGTACCCGTTGCGGGTAGCTGTTCATGTTGATCAGCGGACTGCCGTTGTAGCGCGCCAGCGCGCGCCGGAGATCGCCGCGTTCGCGGTCGAGATAATGCCGCAGGATGGTACAGCCCAGGCGCAGGTTGATGTGCGCCTGCTGCAGGCTGTCGTCGGGGCGGCCTAGCTCGGACAGCCAGAACGGCATTACCTGCATCAGCCCCTGCGCGCCGGCGCTCGAGACCGCCCAGCGGTCGAAATTGCTCTCCACCTCGATCACCGCCAGCACCAGTTCGGGTGGTACGTTCACGCGGGCGGCCTCGTAGTGGATCATCTTCAGCAGCGCGATGCGTTCCTCCGTGTCCGGCACCTTCTTGCGCAGCCGGCTGGACATGTCCATCAGCCAGACTTCCGCCTCGAAACGATCTTCGAAGCTGTTGTTGTCCTGGATCGCCGCGAGCAGGGCGGTACGCAGTTCGGGGTCGTCCCGCTGCTCGACGACAGCGGCGTGCGCCGTGGCGGCCAGCAGGAGGGGGAGCAGCAGAATGGCAAGGTGTCGATACATGGCGAGGGTCGGGGCGCATGGGCCCGGTTACCGATCCGCCGCCCCGCCCGGTCTGGCGGGGCAGGGCGCGGATACCCTCTAAATATCGGTTGCGGCGCGCGCGGACTTGAGGAGGGGAATGAGCTCGGACAGGGGAATGTGTCGCACTTCCCCGCCGCGCCGGTGCTTGTATTCAATGGTGCCGGCGTCGAGGCCCTTCTCGGCCACCACCAGGCGGTGCGGGATGCCGATCAGGTCGGCATCCGCGAACATTACCCCCGGCCGCTCGCCGCGGTCGTCGTAGAGGGCCTCGATGCCCTGTTCCCATAACTCGCGGTACAGCCGATCCGCCGCCTCGCGCACGCGATGCGACTTGTGCGCATTGAGCGGGATCAGCATGACCGTGAATGGCGCCAGCGCCTCCGGCCAGACGATGCCGCGCTCGTCATGGTTCTGCTCGATCGCGGCGGCGACGATGCGCGAGACACCGATGCCATAGCAGCCCATGGTCAGCGTGACGCTGCGACCCTGCTCGTCCAGGCAGTCGGCCTGCATCGCCGTGCTGTATTTCTGGCCGAGCTGGAAGATGTGTCCGACCTCGATGCCGCGCCGGATGGCGAGCGTGCCGCGGCCGTCGGGCGACGGATCGCCGTCGACGACGTTGCGCAGGTCGGCGGTGCGCGGTTCGGGCAGGTCGCGGCCCCAGTTGACGCCGGTCAGGTGGAAACCGTCGCGGTTCGCGCCGCAGGCGAAGTCGGCGGCCTGCGCCGCGGCACGATCGACGATGACCGGAGCCTTGAGTCCGACCGGTCCGAGCGAACCCGCATTGCAGCCGGCGGCGGTGCGTATTTCCTCCGCGCTGGCGAAGGTCAGCGGGTCGGCCACTTCGGGCAGCTTCGCGGCCTTGATCGCGTTGAGCTCGTGATCGCCGCGCAGTACCAGCGCCACGACGCCCCCCTCTCGGCCTCTCACCAGCAGGGTTTTCAGGCACTGTCGTGGCGCGACGCCGAGGAAGGCGCTGATATCGGCGATACTGTGCTGGTCCGGCGTGGCGACCTCGCGCAATGCGGTCGCGGCCGCCGCCCTCGGCTGCGCCGGCGGCAGGGCCTCGGCCAGTTCGACGTTGGCCGCGTAATCGCCGTCGCTGGCGAAGGCGATGGCATCCTCCCCTGAGGTGGCGAGGACATGGAACTCATGCGAGTGGCTGCCGCCGATCGCGCCGGTATCGGCGCGCACCGCGCGGAATTCGAGTCCCAGCCGGGTGAAGATGCGCGTGTAGGTGCGATACATCTCGTCGTAGGTCTCCTGCAATGAGGCCTGGTCGAGATGGAATGAATAGGCATCCTTCATCAGGAACTCGCGCGCGCGCATGACGCCGAAGCGCGGACGGATCTCGTCGCGGAACTTGGTCTGGATCTGGTAGAAGTTCGCCGGCAGTTGCTTGTAGCTGCGGATCTCGCGCCGGATCAGGTCGGTGATGACCTCCTCGTGGGTCGGGCCGAAGCAGAAGTCACGCTGGTGGCGGTCCTTGATGCGCAACAGTTCCGGGCCGTAGTAGTCCCAGCGTCCGGATTCCTGCCACAGCTCGGCGGGTTGCACCGCGGGCATCAGGACTTCCTGCGCGCCGGCGCGGTCCATCTCCTCGCGCACGACGGCCTCGACCTTGCGCAGCGCGCGCAGGCCGAGCGGCATCCAGGTATACAGGCCGGCGGCGAGACGGCGGATCATGCCGGCGCGCAGCATCAGCTGGTGGCTGATGATCTCGGCATCGGCGGGCGTTTCCTTGACGGTGGCGAGGAGATAACGGGCGAGTTTCATGGGGTTCCGGTCGGGGGCTGGCGGCTATTCTGGCCGCCATTATGCAACGACCGGCACGTTTGCGAAAGCGCGCGGATCAGTCTTCCCGCGCGCGCAACTTGCGTTCCCAGCCCAGCGCCGTTTCGATGATGAAATCGAGGTTGTCGTAACGGGGTTCCCAGCCAATGACCTCGCGGATGCGGCGCGAGTCCGCGACCAGGGTCGGCGGATCCCCCGGCCGGCGCGGTGATTCGACGATGTCGAGCCGGGTTCCGGTGACGCGTTGCACCGCGTTCAGGACCTCGCGCACGCTATAGCCGTGTCCGTAGCCGCAGTTGAGCACGGTCGAGGCACCCTCGCCGCGCAGATAGTCGAGCGCCTTGAGGTGGGCGCCGGCGAGGTCCTCCACATGGATGTAATCGCGGATGCCGCTGCCGTCCGGGGTCGGGTAGTCGGTGCCGAAGACATGGACCTGTGCCCGCTTGCCGGTCACGGCCTCGCAGGCGATCTTGACCAGATGGGTACATTCCGGGGTGGACTGACCGATCCGCCCGCCGGGATCGGCGCCGGCGACGTTGAAATAGCGCAAGATGACGTAGTGCAGCGGGCTGATCCGCGCCAGGTCGCGCAGCATCCACTCGCTCATCAGCTTCGAGCTGCCGTAGGGATTGATCGGAGCGGTCGGAGTCTGCTCCGGAATCAGGTCAACCGGTGGCGTGCCATATACCGCGGCGGTGGAAGAGAAGACGAAATGCTCGATGCCGGCGCGCGCGCAGCACTCGAGCAGATTGCGCGTATTGGCGGTGTTGTTGCGATAGTATTTGAGCGGGTCCGCGACCGACTCCGGCACCCAGATGTGGGCGGCAAAATGCATGACCGATCGGATCCCGTTGTCGCGCAGTAAGCGCTCGACCAGCGCCATGTCCCCGCTGTCGCCCTGGACAAACTCGCCGTACAGCACGGAGTCGCGGAAACCGGTGCACAGATTGTCCAGCACCACAACTCTTTCGCCGCGCTCGCCCAGCTGTTTGACGACATGGCTGCCGATGTAGCCCGCCCCTCCGGTGACCAGGATTCCTGACTTGCTCATGGTGCTTCCACCCTCGTGAAGAAAAAAATGCCGCGCCGCCTGAACTGGCTTCCGCCCGGACGGTTTATCGACCAATCTAGCACGACACGGAGATGGTTTTCCGGCGATATGAGATGGGTAATGAGCGCACATCCCGTCATCTCGGTTGCCGCCCGGCGTCAACTCTCGTAAAATGGCGCACTTTGTTGCCTTTGCCGCCGGTCGATTAAAGGCCAGCGGATTCAAACACTTTTCCAGGTCTGCAAGCGGGGTCGCAAGCAATGCCGATACGCGTGGGCGTAGCGCGGGAGACCGTTCCCGGTGAGCGCCGGGTCGCCTTGGTGCCCGAGACGGTCGCCCGTCTGGTCAAGCAGGGCTTTGAGGTTCTGGTCGAGGCCGGCAGCGGGACGACGAGCTACTGCCCGGATCGGGCCTATACCGAGGCCGGCGGCCGCCTGGTGGCGGATGGCGCCGCGTTGTGCCGCGATGCGGAGGTGGTGGTCAAGGTCCAGGCGCCGACCACGGAAGAGATCGCGCAATACCGGCGCGGCCTGGTGCTGGTCAGCTATCTGCAGCCCCATCGCAACGACGAGACGATCCGGCGCCTGCGCGATCAGGGCGTGACGAGCTTCGCCATGGAACTGGTGCCGCGCATCACCCGGGCCCAGTCCATGGATGCGCTGTCCTCCCAGGGGACGGTCGCCGGCTACAAGGCGGCGCTAATCGCCGCGGACCTGTGCCCGCAGTTTTTCCCGATGCTGACCACCGCGGCGGGCACCATCCGGCCGGCCAAGGTCCTGGTCCTGGGCGCGGGTGTGGCGGGCCTGCAGGCGATCGCGACCGCGCGCCGCCTCGGTGCCGTGATCGAGGCCTATGATGTGCGCCGTGCCGCGCGCGAGCAGGTCGAGTCCCTGGGCGCCAAGTTTCTCCAGGTCGAACTCGACGCCGAGGCCGAAGGCGGTTACGCGCGCGAACTGACCGCCGAGGAGAAGGAGCGCGAACAGGTCCTGCTGCGGCGCGCCATTTGCCAGGCCGACGTCGTGATCACCACGGCGCAGATCCCGGGCCGCACCGCGCCGCAACTGATCGCCGCGGCGACCGTCGAGTCGATGAAGCCGGGTGCGGTGATCCTCGATCTGGCGGCGGAAAGCGGCGGCAACTGCGCCGTGACACGTCCGGGGGAAAAATTCGAGCATCATGGCGTGACGGTCTATGGGCCGCTGAACGTGCCGAGCATGCTGCCGGTGCATGCCAGCGCGATGTATTCGAAGAACATCCAGAACTTCATGGGCCTGTTGCAGGGAGAGGGCGGCGTGCTCCATATCGACTGGGCGGACGAGATCCTGGCCATGAGCGCGGTCACGCACGATGGCGCGATCCGTCATGCGGCAACCCGTGAACGCATCGAGGGAGGCGCGAAATGATCGAGGGTATCTGGGCGGCGCTGTTCATCTTCCTGCTGGCGGCCTTCACCGGCTACGAGGTCATCAGCCGTGTGCCGGTCATTCTGCATACCCCGCTCATGTCCGGGTCGAACTTCATCCACGGCATCGTGCTGGTCGGCGCGATGGTCGCGCTGGGGCATGCGGATACCGTGCTCGAGCAGGCGATCGGTTTCATCGGGGTTCTGCTCGCCGCCCTGAACGCGGTCGGCGGTTATGTGGTGACCGAGCGCATGCTGGAGATGTTCGAGGCCAAGAAGAAAGGCAGGGGGGCCTGACGTGGAGCATCTGATCCAGGGGGCCTATTTCCTCACCGTTTTTCTGTTCGTCCTCGGCCTCAAGCGGATGAGCTCGCCGGCGACGGCGCGCAGCGGTATCAAATGGGCGGGCGTCGCCATGGGGCTCGCCATCGTCATTACCATGCTGACGCCGGGCCTGCACAACATCGGGCTGATGCTG
This DNA window, taken from Gammaproteobacteria bacterium, encodes the following:
- the galE gene encoding UDP-glucose 4-epimerase GalE is translated as MSKSGILVTGGAGYIGSHVVKQLGERGERVVVLDNLCTGFRDSVLYGEFVQGDSGDMALVERLLRDNGIRSVMHFAAHIWVPESVADPLKYYRNNTANTRNLLECCARAGIEHFVFSSTAAVYGTPPVDLIPEQTPTAPINPYGSSKLMSEWMLRDLARISPLHYVILRYFNVAGADPGGRIGQSTPECTHLVKIACEAVTGKRAQVHVFGTDYPTPDGSGIRDYIHVEDLAGAHLKALDYLRGEGASTVLNCGYGHGYSVREVLNAVQRVTGTRLDIVESPRRPGDPPTLVADSRRIREVIGWEPRYDNLDFIIETALGWERKLRARED
- a CDS encoding Re/Si-specific NAD(P)(+) transhydrogenase subunit alpha, with the protein product MPIRVGVARETVPGERRVALVPETVARLVKQGFEVLVEAGSGTTSYCPDRAYTEAGGRLVADGAALCRDAEVVVKVQAPTTEEIAQYRRGLVLVSYLQPHRNDETIRRLRDQGVTSFAMELVPRITRAQSMDALSSQGTVAGYKAALIAADLCPQFFPMLTTAAGTIRPAKVLVLGAGVAGLQAIATARRLGAVIEAYDVRRAAREQVESLGAKFLQVELDAEAEGGYARELTAEEKEREQVLLRRAICQADVVITTAQIPGRTAPQLIAAATVESMKPGAVILDLAAESGGNCAVTRPGEKFEHHGVTVYGPLNVPSMLPVHASAMYSKNIQNFMGLLQGEGGVLHIDWADEILAMSAVTHDGAIRHAATRERIEGGAK
- a CDS encoding NAD(P) transhydrogenase subunit alpha, which translates into the protein MIEGIWAALFIFLLAAFTGYEVISRVPVILHTPLMSGSNFIHGIVLVGAMVALGHADTVLEQAIGFIGVLLAALNAVGGYVVTERMLEMFEAKKKGRGA